A region of Enoplosus armatus isolate fEnoArm2 chromosome 14, fEnoArm2.hap1, whole genome shotgun sequence DNA encodes the following proteins:
- the LOC139297008 gene encoding disks large-associated protein 1-like, with amino-acid sequence MKGLSSSRSHHHVVSYEPSYDPLGHHVDRKPYLISQNDMPVPIPMPHPAELPYYNAQRTSYPSDSNSIVPYGTFPRRCHSTSSSHHPEVKDECMAMVPYVGGGGGGGGGGGGGYGGKTPTRVPANFADPFERQLSFSREGYHTLQYKRGVLAHSGGMGANNNNNDSPGRIRHLVHSVQKLFTKSHSLEGPHHTQSSKGANNGSVNGSGGGGGGGGGGGSRASPEGETPPVGVRHRKRSKSRERCRSAEPKHRTSAPGSGYWSSDDNLERELCLYHPHHHQPPPSPSPSISPSPIAMTMGRYPGNNPDKFPQTPLPSLSSSQSQQYFMMDPYGTLNEHTHTHAHHGHTHHHSALKVSRSNNDVKYAVSSACVPVSGSSNNSGGGIGGGSGPLLPLGLVDGPLVKKGAWSSSLTVSRAREVYTNNSSHSQLRASAGSGERSNQAAAHNPKCFRLLSGHNAVARVN; translated from the exons ATGAAAGGCCTGTCCAGTAGTCGGAGTCACCATCACGTGGTCTCCTATGAACCATCATATGATCCACTGGGTCACCATGTTGACCGCAAGCCATATTTGATCAGTCAGAATGACATGCCTGTGCCCATTCCAATGCCGCATCCAGCTGAGCTGCCCTACTACAATGCTCAGCGTACCTCATACCCCTCTGACAGCAACAGCATCGTCCCATACGGAACCTTCCCAAGGAGGTGCCACTCCACCTCCTCATCTCACCATCCTGAGGTAAAGGATGAGTGTATGGCCATGGTACCATatgtaggaggaggagggggaggaggaggtggaggaggaggaggctatGGAGGTAAAACGCCCACCCGGGTACCAGCAAACTTTGCGGACCCGTTTGAGCGTCAGCTGTCATTTTCCAGAGAAGGCTATCATACACTGCAGTACAAACGAGGAGTACTGGCCCACAGTGGGGGGATGGgggccaacaacaacaacaatgacagcCCAGGGAGAATTCGCCACCTTGTCCACTCAGTCCAGAAACTCTTCACCAAGTCACATTCATTGGAGGggccacatcacacacagtccTCCAAGGGGGCCAATAATGGGAGCGTTaatggtagtggtggtggtggtggaggaggtggtggtggtggttcaAGGGCCAGCCCAGAAGGTGAAACTCCACCAGTGGGAGTGCGCCACCGGAAGCGCAGCAAGAGTCGTGAGCGCTGTCGATCAGCGGAGCCCAAGCATCGaa CATCTGCTCCGGGCTCCGGATATTGGAGCTCAGATGACAATCTGGAACGGGAGCTGTGTCTCTAccaccctcaccaccaccaacctccaccctcaccctcaccctccATTTCCCCCTCGCCCATCGCCATGACAATGGGCCGGTACCCTGGCAACAACCCCGACAAGTTCCCCCAGACTCCCCTCCCCAGTCTATCCTCCTCGCAGTCCCAGCAGTACTTCATGATGGACCCTTACGGCACACTcaacgagcacacacacacccacgcacaccatggccacacacaccaccattcTGCACTCAAAGTCTCCCGGAGCAACAACGATGTGAAGTATGCAGTGTCGTCGGCATGTGTGCCAGTTAGTGGTAGCAGCAATAACAGCGGTGGCGGTATCGGTGGAGGAAGTGGCCCCTTGCTGCCACTGGGCCTTGTGGACGGGCCCCTTGTGAAGAAAGGGGCATGGTCGTCGAGCCTAACGGTGAGCAGGGCCCGAGAGGTCtacaccaacaacagcagccacagccAGCTACGAGCCAGCGCAGGATCCG GTGAGCGCAGTAATCAGGCTGCTGCTCACAACCCGAAATGTTTCCGCCTTCTCAGCGGACATAACGCTGTTGCACGTGTCAACTGA